CCCGCTGTTGTTTTAAATACTCTTGTCGTGCCTTTATTTCTTCTTCCGATACCTATAAATACAAAGGAAGTACCGCAATgataacaaaagaaatatgtagattgaatatgaaaatattatttaatgcgAGCTGATTACAgcaaataattttcaataaacgTAACGTATAGTGGCAAATAGAAGACCCAGTCTTTTCTCAAAAgacaaattgaaaaattagtttgtagaaacacgtattttttattttttatgaaatatttgttgtgtttgaaGTCCCGTAATTATGCAATAGAAATCCGTCCGATTTTGTTTTTCAAGGCATAGGTTAACAGCCTTTTGTGTCTTTGGCACATACGTCAACAAACACGAAGGGTGTTGTTAACTTACCTCTGGCTTTTTCGGTACAACGACCACTGGAATCTTAACTTTTGGTTTTTCTTTGGGGGTTTCTACCACTTTGATCTCATCTCTTTTCTCAAAACTATGCAGTTTCGTCAGAAGAGTTTGCTTTTCAGCCTTAACCTCTTCTGGTGGGACTGTAACCTCGTCGGTATCCGAGTCGTCAAGTTTCAgtctaaatcataaaatatctttgaagATTTTTGCTGTTCTTGCACCTACTTCGCGATCAACTTCCATTTAACTGGGGCTTCAGCCCCGGGGCCTCCACAATAGAGACTtcggatatatttttttagattttgtcaagaaaacaatttttcttttgatatatttttatgtttgttaaatactaaaataatctaattgcccaacaatatattattgattgaaaaactcgactaaaaaggttgttcattttatttggaaaataatttgggGCCACAGGGCCTCCACTCCTTTGTTGCCCCGAGACCTCCAGACCGGCGCAGTATATAGTGTTAATCATTCTATAAGTTGTTTTAGATTCTACTATGTAACTTGAAAGGTCGAAGCGGACTAACGCCTCTATTTTAACTACGTCAACAAATGCAATTGAGGGTCCGAGccacttgtttttttatggaacagggggcaaacgggaagTGGGCAGCAAGattatctgatgttaagtgataacaatggacactctcaatggcaagtgcgctgccggcctcttaggaattggtacactcttttctcgAAGGACccaaagtcgaattggtttggaaatacttcagtaggtaGCCGGTTCCACATTGTGCTGGTTCGTGGTAAAAACTGCCATAAATAATGCTAAGTTGTGGAACGATTATTATGAGTTTACGATCTTTATGTCACGAAgacatttataaatgtaatgtatgtatacaTGTTTTCAAAAAGTTCACATTACTTCTTAATTTCAATCATGACGTCATCGTTATCCGGCCATTCGACGCTTTCGTCACTTTGTGAGGAATCCAGCTCTTCACCGTCACACGAGAATAAACTTGGCATAGTGCCGTATcgtttttcaattaaatccAAAGCCTGAGGGAATAATAtaagttattgttaattgtgtTAAGcctaggtttcctagaaaagcggtgccgttaactagCGGCCATCATTTTACGGTTGtcaagcttaggtttcctagaaaagcggtgtaCAGAATTCTGCCTAGTTACTTGTGCGAAACCTGAGGTCGTGTTTGAAGTCCGACTGTGGATATCTTTTTATTAGAACCTCTTGAACAGGAAATTAAGGTAATGGAGAATATCGAGAAGAAACTGGCATGTGACAAATCTATAAAATCAACCACGTAGTAATCAAAGAAATTGATGCAATCTAAGGCCAAGCCTCTAAATCCTTTTAACAGCAAAAACCGGCAATAgataatcattattataacatagtcctaaatatattttttgtaggtAACAGTAACCTGCAATTGTAATTCCACATTTTTATGTGTCATCATTTTAACGAACATTTCGTAGTCGTTAGCGGCCCATATCTGCTCAAATAGACGTTTGTGAAAGTACGTGGGAAGCCCCGCTAAATCACTCGCGGAGAGGCGACATGCCGCTTCAAATTGATCTGCCGAGATGCCGATGTCATCCATAAACGATCCAAGCATCACGTCCACCTGATAAGAGATAACACAAGATTTTATGAGTACCTATGCATATCATAAAGGAAACATTTTAAGATAAACCCAGACATTATTGATTACGTAACAAAGTTTAATAACTATTGTAATCCACTTAGCTCGGTTAGAAGTTATAATGGCTTTGTAGATagatattcaaatattttagtacTGAATACTCATACCAAGTTCCTATATTCATCGTGTATTTTCTTATAATCTGGCCTGTCAACAACTTCTCCATCATCCGAAGGTTCGAAAGCTTAAACATAATTAGGTGATTATAGCTTTACCCTTGAAAAGtgtaaatgtttgaatatGTATAAAGACAACACATACGCAAAGATTTTTCttcaataaatgtttgtaaagGAACATTCCACACGGGTCCATGTAGAAAACCAACTAAAGAGTCAAAAACCCAGGCGTTATTGTCCATATTCATGACGACCAAACTTAAATAGATGGTGAGGCTGCTCTTATACCGAAAATGAATGAGCCTTGTCaataatatttagattattatttgcaTCTTAGTTACTATAGTAACGATATATTTatgtgaattttgtaaatttggTTAATATTGCTTTGCCATACTTGCTGtcgaaacaatataataaaaataaccttaTGATATTATTAccgttaaattaataataaaaatttctttacaaatttaataaattaattgggAATTAAATgggattataataattgtattcgatattaaatagtatataacTGATAGTTGACAATGCCAACTGTCAATTGTCGACTTGAAAATCATGTAAGGTTTGCGTTTGACTTTATCGGAAAACTTGtattattgtttacaaatacaaaataagcTTGATAAAGAAATcgcatacaatataataagataTTTGTATGTTACAATTATATCGAActgcatattttattattggctTAGGTGGAAGTTTATAAACATTCAGGACCTCGAAAAATTCAGGCTTTCGAGCTCTTTTGTTCAATTAGAAA
The Pieris napi chromosome 1, ilPieNapi1.2, whole genome shotgun sequence DNA segment above includes these coding regions:
- the LOC125057761 gene encoding cilia- and flagella-associated protein 36; translated protein: MNMDNNAWVFDSLVGFLHGPVWNVPLQTFIEEKSLPFEPSDDGEVVDRPDYKKIHDEYRNLVDVMLGSFMDDIGISADQFEAACRLSASDLAGLPTYFHKRLFEQIWAANDYEMFVKMMTHKNVELQLQALDLIEKRYGTMPSLFSCDGEELDSSQSDESVEWPDNDDVMIEIKKLKLDDSDTDEVTVPPEEVKAEKQTLLTKLHSFEKRDEIKVVETPKEKPKVKIPVVVVPKKPEVSEEEIKARQEYLKQQRDKLLALKKQVREKQLGAETEALSGGGEGTAKFQRPKSARMAQAALSGSAPAPSPDAMLLRRALATKLKTEVVESSH